A window of the Hordeum vulgare subsp. vulgare chromosome 5H, MorexV3_pseudomolecules_assembly, whole genome shotgun sequence genome harbors these coding sequences:
- the LOC123395640 gene encoding uncharacterized protein LOC123395640, with amino-acid sequence MCCCPSKACCICMLIILVLIAVGLVFGFGVYTRGFHKLSSNIHLQDGASYRAYGHLNLAPPPSYY; translated from the coding sequence ATGTGCTGCTGCCCGAGCAAGGCGTGCTGCATCTGCATGCTCATCATCCTCGTCCTCATCGCCGTCGGCCTCGTCTTCGGCTTCGGCGTCTACACCCGCGGCTTCCACAAGCTCTCCTCCAACATCCACCTCCAGGACGGCGCCTCCTACCGCGCCTACGGCCACCTCAacctcgcgccgccgccctcctacTACTAG